A single window of Nitrospiraceae bacterium DNA harbors:
- a CDS encoding inorganic phosphate transporter, with amino-acid sequence MAEFSILLILIIALALLFDFSNGWHDSANAVATVVSTRVLSPVLAVLFAGVLNVIGAFMSTAVAKMVGNGIIDPAAINDVVIISALGGAIVWNFMTLHMGLPSSSSHALIGAMVGAGFIHGGVEVLQGAGLLKVMEAMVSSPLLGFLAAFVLMVGLSWAFFRTSRGRAMRLFRRLQLVSAGFMALSHGANDAQKAMGIITLALLSAGHIPSAEVPKWVIISCALSMGLGTALGGWKIIRTLGMRIAKLDPVHGFAAETGAGVVLMVTAHVGLPVSTTHTITSSVMGVGAVNRLSAVRWGVTRRIAYAWIFTLPGSAFLAVAFYILLSAFF; translated from the coding sequence TTTTAATTATCGCTCTCGCACTTCTGTTTGATTTTTCAAATGGTTGGCATGATAGTGCCAATGCCGTGGCCACCGTCGTATCCACTCGGGTCCTGAGCCCCGTCTTGGCTGTTCTTTTTGCCGGTGTCTTGAATGTGATCGGGGCCTTTATGTCTACCGCGGTAGCCAAGATGGTGGGAAACGGAATTATCGATCCTGCCGCGATCAATGATGTGGTCATTATTTCGGCGTTAGGGGGAGCTATCGTTTGGAATTTTATGACCTTACATATGGGGTTGCCTTCAAGTTCCTCCCATGCCTTGATTGGAGCCATGGTCGGTGCAGGTTTTATTCATGGTGGTGTCGAGGTGTTGCAGGGTGCCGGATTGTTAAAGGTCATGGAAGCGATGGTCTCTTCTCCTTTATTGGGATTCCTTGCGGCCTTTGTGCTCATGGTTGGGTTGAGCTGGGCTTTTTTTCGGACTTCGCGAGGAAGGGCTATGAGGTTGTTTCGACGTCTTCAATTGGTGTCAGCGGGGTTTATGGCGTTGAGTCATGGAGCTAATGATGCACAAAAAGCGATGGGAATTATTACCTTGGCTCTGCTTTCTGCCGGGCATATTCCTTCTGCGGAAGTGCCCAAATGGGTGATTATTTCCTGCGCACTCTCTATGGGCTTGGGGACGGCCCTCGGAGGGTGGAAGATCATTCGAACTTTGGGGATGCGAATCGCCAAGTTGGATCCTGTGCATGGGTTCGCCGCCGAAACCGGGGCCGGTGTGGTGTTGATGGTTACGGCTCATGTTGGATTGCCAGTCAGTACGACTCACACGATTACCTCTTCGGTCATGGGCGTGGGAGCGGTGAATCGGTTGTCGGCGGTTCGTTGGGGGGTCACCAGGAGAATTGCCTATGCGTGGATCTTTACACTTCCCGGTTCGGCGTTCTTAGCTGTTGCTTTTTACATCCTGCTGTCCGCATTCTTCTAG
- a CDS encoding polymer-forming cytoskeletal protein: MAESYQMGALQVSTVGLEEEGYQMYLGQKCRLSGVLKVQGMARIDGFVEGEIYGSDLIQVGKDGKLEATVKAKDIVAQGPLRGDFVALQKIQLLAPATLEGKIDAPVFLLEEGVFVNGLVKMGMVRPAVS, translated from the coding sequence ATGGCAGAATCCTATCAAATGGGCGCATTGCAAGTGTCAACAGTTGGGCTTGAAGAGGAAGGGTATCAAATGTATTTAGGCCAGAAGTGCCGATTGAGCGGTGTGTTGAAAGTTCAGGGGATGGCGCGAATCGATGGATTTGTTGAGGGGGAGATTTATGGTAGCGATCTGATTCAAGTGGGTAAAGATGGAAAGCTTGAAGCCACAGTAAAGGCTAAGGACATTGTCGCACAGGGTCCTCTTCGTGGGGACTTTGTCGCTCTCCAGAAAATCCAGTTACTGGCCCCTGCGACATTGGAGGGGAAAATCGATGCACCGGTTTTTCTGCTGGAAGAAGGTGTCTTCGTCAATGGACTGGTGAAAATGGGAATGGTGCGCCCTGCGGTCTCATAA